A region of candidate division WOR-3 bacterium DNA encodes the following proteins:
- the gltX gene encoding glutamate--tRNA ligase: MSVRLRFAPSPTGVLHVGGVRTAIYNYLYAKNRGGKFLLRIEDTDVERSKEEWTLIILDGLRWLGIEWDEEIVFQSKRINIYKEYAEKLVKEGKAYFCFCTEKELEEERNLQKLEKKPIKYSRKCLKREKEEIEKFLKEGKEKTIRFYIPEGETKFIDLIHGEIVFKNEEIEDFIILRSDGTPTYNFACVIDDNYMGITHVIRGDDHISNTPKQILLYNALGFKIPEFAHLPMILGPDRKKLSKRHGATSVLEYKEEGFLPEALFNFLALLGWSPGEDREIISKEEMIKIFDIKDCRKSASIFDRNKLLWLNSEYIKRKDLDELIKISIEFLRKEKWWKKEFEKDTDYLKKAIELTRERAKVLKDIPYLIEYFYKDEFGYDIEAVERYFGNPKVFEGLEEIKSEFAKLSEWNEKIIEEVVRKVADNLGEKHAFLIHPLRLAMTGRKVGPSLFKLMELLGKERCIERIRKIIKELWGYIPGKTEIKKE, from the coding sequence ATGAGTGTAAGACTACGATTTGCCCCTTCACCAACAGGTGTTCTTCATGTAGGAGGAGTTAGAACTGCTATATATAATTACCTATATGCAAAAAATAGAGGAGGAAAATTTTTATTAAGAATAGAAGATACAGATGTTGAAAGATCAAAAGAAGAATGGACTCTTATAATACTTGATGGTCTTAGGTGGCTTGGAATTGAATGGGACGAAGAAATAGTATTTCAAAGTAAAAGGATTAATATTTATAAAGAATACGCAGAAAAACTTGTAAAAGAAGGGAAAGCCTACTTTTGTTTCTGCACAGAAAAAGAACTTGAAGAAGAAAGAAATTTGCAGAAACTTGAAAAAAAACCAATTAAATATTCAAGAAAATGTTTAAAAAGGGAAAAGGAAGAAATTGAAAAATTTTTAAAGGAAGGAAAAGAAAAAACTATTAGATTTTATATACCTGAAGGTGAAACAAAATTTATTGATTTAATTCACGGAGAAATTGTCTTTAAAAATGAGGAAATTGAAGATTTCATAATATTAAGAAGCGATGGAACCCCCACTTACAATTTTGCCTGTGTAATAGATGATAACTATATGGGCATAACCCATGTTATAAGAGGTGATGACCATATTTCAAATACGCCCAAGCAAATACTTTTATACAATGCCCTTGGTTTTAAGATTCCAGAATTTGCACATTTACCAATGATTTTAGGACCTGACAGAAAAAAATTATCAAAAAGGCACGGGGCAACTTCTGTTCTTGAATATAAGGAAGAAGGATTTTTACCCGAAGCTTTATTTAACTTTCTTGCACTCCTTGGCTGGTCTCCTGGTGAGGACAGAGAAATAATATCAAAGGAAGAAATGATAAAAATATTTGATATAAAAGATTGCAGAAAAAGTGCAAGTATTTTTGATAGGAATAAATTATTGTGGCTTAATTCAGAATATATAAAAAGAAAGGATCTGGATGAACTTATAAAAATTTCTATTGAATTTTTAAGAAAAGAAAAATGGTGGAAAAAGGAATTTGAAAAAGATACAGATTATTTAAAAAAAGCAATAGAACTCACAAGGGAAAGGGCAAAAGTTTTAAAAGATATACCTTATTTAATCGAATACTTTTATAAAGATGAATTTGGATACGATATTGAAGCAGTTGAAAGATACTTCGGAAATCCAAAGGTATTCGAAGGTCTTGAGGAAATAAAAAGTGAATTTGCAAAACTCTCAGAATGGAATGAAAAGATAATAGAAGAAGTGGTAAGAAAAGTGGCTGATAATCTTGGAGAGAAACATGCCTTTTTAATCCATCCACTTAGACTTGCAATGACAGGTAGAAAAGTTGGACCCTCTCTTTTCAAATTGATGGAGCTTCTGGGAAAAGAAAGATGCATTGAAAGAATAAGGAAAATAATAAAGGAACTCTGGGGGTATATTCCAGGTAAAACGGAAATAAAAAAAGAATAA
- a CDS encoding thioredoxin family protein: MAVESYIIPIGTEMPDFELKDPFGKKFSSKELMGEKGLLIVFTCNHCPYARAIWPRLLKLGREIKSKGINTVAINPNSKNSEYPEDSVEEMKNKIKEWGIFFPYLVDETQEIAKSYKAQCTPDIYLVDKNMRLFYHGRFDDNWKDENLVTREELKEACFKLINDEKPPEIQKPSIGCSIKWV; encoded by the coding sequence ATGGCAGTAGAATCTTATATAATTCCAATAGGAACAGAAATGCCTGATTTTGAATTAAAGGACCCTTTTGGAAAAAAATTTTCCTCAAAAGAACTAATGGGAGAAAAGGGATTACTAATTGTTTTTACCTGTAATCACTGTCCATACGCAAGGGCTATATGGCCAAGACTTTTAAAACTTGGAAGAGAAATAAAAAGTAAAGGGATAAACACAGTAGCAATAAATCCTAACTCAAAAAATTCTGAATATCCCGAGGATTCTGTTGAAGAAATGAAAAATAAAATAAAAGAATGGGGAATTTTTTTTCCCTACCTTGTTGATGAAACTCAGGAAATAGCAAAAAGTTATAAAGCTCAATGCACCCCTGATATATATTTAGTTGATAAAAACATGAGACTTTTTTACCACGGAAGATTTGATGACAACTGGAAGGATGAAAATCTTGTAACAAGAGAAGAATTAAAAGAAGCCTGTTTCAAACTCATTAATGATGAAAAACCCCCTGAGATTCAAAAACCCTCAATAGGTTGTTCTATAAAATGGGTTTAA
- a CDS encoding HU family DNA-binding protein encodes MTKHQIIQIIHKETGLPRKDVKIVVEKCIDIIKNSLLSKEKVSLKGFGIFKVKWRKPRTGRNPATKEKVPIPARWRIVFEPSPKMKIPEE; translated from the coding sequence ATGACAAAGCATCAAATTATACAGATAATACATAAAGAAACTGGTCTCCCGAGAAAAGATGTAAAGATTGTGGTTGAAAAGTGTATAGATATAATAAAAAATTCCCTTTTATCAAAGGAAAAAGTATCCTTAAAGGGATTTGGTATATTTAAGGTTAAATGGAGAAAACCAAGAACAGGAAGGAATCCTGCTACAAAAGAAAAAGTTCCAATTCCTGCAAGGTGGAGAATAGTTTTTGAACCTTCACCTAAAATGAAAATACCTGAAGAATGA
- a CDS encoding metallophosphoesterase: MKKFVIISDTHIPKRAKELPKEVLKEIEKSEGVIHAGDFVSEEFYRFLEKNFLLHAVFGNMDEPFLFKILPEKKIFEIENLKVGLYHGTGAPFGIEKRVLKKFEGDNVDLIIFGHSHRVFNKKMGNIHLFNPGSVCDKFFSFVNTYGIIEVEGKKFDIKLIKL, encoded by the coding sequence GTGAAGAAATTTGTAATAATTTCAGATACTCATATACCTAAGAGAGCAAAGGAATTGCCAAAAGAAGTTTTGAAAGAAATTGAAAAAAGTGAAGGGGTTATTCATGCAGGAGATTTTGTTTCAGAAGAATTTTATAGGTTTCTCGAAAAAAATTTTTTACTCCATGCGGTTTTTGGAAACATGGATGAACCCTTTTTATTTAAAATTTTACCCGAAAAAAAAATTTTTGAAATTGAAAACTTGAAGGTTGGGCTTTATCACGGAACAGGTGCACCTTTTGGAATAGAGAAAAGAGTTTTAAAAAAGTTCGAGGGAGATAATGTTGACCTTATTATATTCGGACACTCCCACCGAGTTTTTAATAAAAAAATGGGAAATATTCATCTTTTTAACCCAGGTTCAGTTTGTGATAAATTTTTTTCTTTTGTAAATACATATGGTATAATTGAGGTTGAAGGAAAAAAATTTGATATAAAGTTAATAAAGCTCTAA
- a CDS encoding GGDEF domain-containing protein, translating to MAEEDKLKILLGNFPYILNFLWNKNKTKLILKEILNSNKKSFFLYKKIKDKYVLIECMNLDKSLLPEEIEYRDIHFKEVPYVSSLIFEELKDSIIFPFFSYDKTIGFIGTREKDLKDDEILFFYFLSLLYELIDFQEKIENLVTKDDLTDLSNSKFFLVSLRTLLSDRSNFPVTVIFMDLDNFKEINDLHGHFVGGRVLQKVGEFLKNFFISSDYSYAIISRYGGDEFSFIFPKTSLEEGVVIANTIRRELEENKIYVREDLSFNIKASFGVSSFPVSTDKPEKLLVLADRALFEAKKMGKNSVFSIPPVEK from the coding sequence ATGGCGGAAGAAGATAAATTGAAAATTTTACTCGGTAATTTCCCTTATATTTTGAATTTTTTGTGGAATAAGAATAAAACAAAATTGATACTTAAAGAAATATTAAATTCTAATAAAAAGAGTTTTTTTCTTTATAAAAAAATTAAAGACAAATATGTTCTGATTGAGTGTATGAATTTAGATAAAAGTCTTCTGCCCGAAGAGATTGAATACAGGGATATACATTTTAAGGAAGTTCCTTATGTTTCTTCTTTAATTTTTGAAGAGTTAAAGGATTCAATAATTTTTCCCTTTTTTAGTTACGACAAAACAATAGGTTTTATAGGAACAAGGGAAAAGGATTTGAAAGATGATGAAATTTTGTTTTTTTATTTCCTTTCACTTTTATACGAATTAATTGATTTTCAGGAAAAAATAGAGAACCTTGTTACCAAGGATGATCTTACAGATTTAAGCAATTCAAAGTTTTTTCTTGTCTCTTTAAGAACACTTTTAAGTGATAGGAGTAATTTTCCAGTAACGGTTATCTTTATGGACCTTGATAATTTTAAGGAGATAAACGATTTACACGGTCATTTTGTGGGTGGAAGGGTTTTGCAGAAGGTGGGGGAATTTTTAAAGAACTTTTTCATTTCCAGTGATTATTCTTATGCAATAATTTCAAGATATGGTGGTGATGAATTTTCTTTTATTTTTCCAAAAACTTCCCTTGAGGAGGGTGTTGTTATTGCTAATACTATACGAAGGGAACTTGAGGAAAATAAAATTTATGTGAGGGAAGATCTTTCATTCAATATTAAAGCAAGTTTCGGTGTTTCAAGTTTTCCTGTTTCTACTGATAAACCTGAAAAACTTCTTGTTCTTGCAGATAGGGCTCTTTTTGAAGCTAAAAAGATGGGAAAAAATTCCGTTTTTTCTATACCACCAGTTGAAAAATAA
- the priA gene encoding primosomal protein N', protein MIFYDFLVTGIPTPLTYKSEKKLTKGSLFYLKVKGKKRIGITLKENKNPSIDFSKIIDVKEEDYFGFTYPEKVVDFILWCKDYYRTSFDKVLQFFIPSSSSFIEREFYVFKKFEKNLEEKEKIILEFIKIKKRVSRKNLIKKFKSGVISYLKKLEKKNLIEREFLFKNKKQKFFDFKLSEINLPDKPTEIQKRIIDEFFEEKDKKIFLIHGVTGSGKTFIYREIVKRFLKEGKKALILVPEISLLPQIAPYFLFKDFKLFLYAFILNPDEKWDVLHHILSDEPCVVVGARSASFLPFKDLGVIIVDEEQEESYKEKEREPFYHTRDILIKRSELEDIPIIFGTATPSLEIYNKSKVEGKYFFIPERISGYRNPKVEIISLRAEPGRFYLTGKLLQDIEEVLSENKRVILFINKKGFAHFMQCKTCGFIPFCPNCSISLTYYKRKNLLLCHFCSWKEEAPQVCPNCKSINLKTSSFGTEKIEEELRSLFPKRIIKRMDRDAISGRKKVFEVFDDFIKGNIDILVGTQMVIKGLDNPSVGLAAFLCADEDLNFPDFRARERMFHRLIQLMGRVRKEGKTIIQTYNPDEKIFEKVLNFDIEGFYKEELEERKKFKYPPFSNLILIETNTKIPEDGEDILRYIKEKIKKSSLPLEILGPSVPPIAKIKGFYRNRLILKVEDKNLIKKVLDLVPLNSKIKLDLNPYDFL, encoded by the coding sequence ATGATATTTTACGATTTTCTTGTTACAGGAATACCCACACCTTTAACTTATAAAAGTGAAAAAAAACTAACTAAGGGTTCATTATTTTATTTAAAAGTAAAGGGTAAAAAGAGAATCGGAATTACTCTTAAAGAAAATAAAAATCCGAGTATTGACTTTAGTAAAATCATAGATGTTAAAGAAGAGGATTATTTTGGTTTTACCTATCCAGAAAAAGTAGTTGATTTTATTTTATGGTGTAAAGATTATTACAGAACAAGTTTTGATAAGGTGCTTCAATTTTTTATACCTTCTTCATCGAGTTTTATTGAAAGGGAATTTTATGTTTTCAAAAAATTTGAAAAAAATCTTGAGGAAAAAGAAAAAATTATCCTTGAATTTATAAAAATTAAAAAAAGAGTTTCAAGGAAAAATTTAATTAAAAAATTCAAAAGTGGTGTTATAAGTTATCTCAAAAAATTAGAAAAGAAAAATTTAATTGAAAGGGAATTTTTATTCAAGAACAAAAAACAAAAATTTTTTGATTTTAAATTAAGTGAAATAAATTTACCAGATAAACCAACTGAAATTCAGAAAAGAATAATAGATGAATTTTTTGAGGAGAAGGATAAAAAAATTTTTTTAATCCATGGTGTAACAGGAAGCGGAAAGACTTTCATCTATAGAGAAATAGTAAAAAGATTTTTAAAGGAAGGTAAAAAGGCACTTATCCTTGTGCCTGAAATTTCCCTTTTACCTCAGATTGCTCCTTACTTTTTATTTAAAGATTTTAAGCTTTTTCTCTATGCCTTTATTCTTAATCCTGATGAAAAATGGGATGTTTTACATCATATACTTTCTGATGAACCCTGTGTAGTTGTTGGAGCAAGGTCAGCAAGTTTTCTCCCTTTTAAAGATCTCGGTGTTATTATAGTAGATGAGGAACAGGAAGAAAGCTATAAAGAAAAGGAAAGAGAACCATTTTATCATACAAGAGATATTTTAATAAAAAGGTCAGAGCTTGAAGATATACCTATAATTTTTGGAACGGCAACTCCTTCATTAGAAATTTATAATAAATCAAAAGTTGAAGGAAAATATTTTTTTATACCTGAAAGAATATCCGGCTATAGAAATCCTAAGGTAGAGATTATCTCCTTAAGAGCTGAACCAGGTCGTTTTTATTTAACAGGTAAATTACTTCAAGATATTGAGGAAGTTTTAAGCGAGAATAAAAGGGTGATTTTATTTATAAATAAAAAGGGATTTGCTCATTTTATGCAATGTAAAACATGTGGATTTATACCTTTTTGCCCGAATTGTTCCATTTCACTTACCTACTATAAAAGGAAAAATTTACTTTTGTGTCACTTTTGTTCATGGAAAGAGGAGGCTCCGCAGGTTTGTCCAAATTGTAAATCTATAAATTTAAAAACTTCTTCTTTTGGAACTGAGAAAATTGAAGAGGAATTAAGATCTTTATTTCCCAAAAGAATTATTAAAAGAATGGATAGGGATGCAATATCTGGAAGAAAAAAAGTATTTGAAGTTTTTGATGATTTTATTAAAGGAAATATTGATATACTTGTAGGAACCCAGATGGTTATAAAGGGGCTTGATAATCCAAGTGTCGGACTTGCTGCCTTTTTATGTGCAGATGAAGATTTGAATTTTCCTGATTTCAGAGCAAGGGAAAGGATGTTTCACAGATTAATTCAATTAATGGGTAGAGTCAGAAAGGAAGGTAAAACAATTATTCAAACCTATAATCCTGATGAAAAAATTTTTGAAAAGGTTTTGAATTTTGATATTGAAGGTTTTTATAAAGAGGAACTTGAAGAAAGGAAAAAATTCAAATACCCACCCTTTTCAAATCTCATTTTAATAGAAACAAATACAAAAATTCCTGAGGATGGTGAGGATATATTGAGATATATAAAAGAGAAAATTAAAAAAAGTTCCCTTCCCCTTGAAATTTTAGGTCCTTCTGTACCCCCGATAGCAAAAATCAAAGGCTTTTACAGGAATAGATTGATATTGAAAGTGGAAGATAAAAATTTAATTAAAAAGGTTTTAGACCTTGTTCCTTTAAATTCAAAAATTAAGCTGGATTTAAACCCCTATGATTTTCTTTAA
- a CDS encoding thioredoxin domain-containing protein, translating into MKLNKLKKEKSPYLRSYADSPVNFYPWSYEAFEKALKEDKPIFLSIGYSSCHFCHVMKEESFYDEEVAKILNENFISILVDREERPDIDNFYMNLSFYLTNKGGWPLTIIMTPDKKPFFISTYIPKTQKFGLRGIIDILEEIIKLWEEKKEEIKTYADNIIKNFERQEKLFPLEIEIKKEEFKCIFDRLFLYYEENFDEVNGGFGYSPKFPTPQNNYFLLRYYKVKGEKKAILMVEETLKNMRKGGIFDQIGFGFFRYSVDKEWRVPHFEKMLYDQALLILSYIETYQVTKNNFYLNTALEIFEFLEREMKNKDGAYFTSIDADSEGIEGKYYLWNYEELEKNLDKEEFDFIKKYFEINNEGNFENKIIFHSKKLIEEENQKKWINIRKKLLKIREKRIRPFTDYKILTDWNSLLMISLLKLYKVTDKEKFLNSALNIYNFIKNNLIKNKKIFHENIEGETNLEGFLDDYSFFIWALIELYETIFDDKLIDEIVYYTDYVIEKFLNKENYIFNFTETEKNDLPFENKSIFESSYPSGNSVMLSNLIKLYFITGEEKYYNFSHKTLKTLFNFLKEAPYAFSFLLSNIFYFNENTQLVILGNKEDAIELNLKINKIFEPFILLILKQKEDEIYKKIDEKTTYFLCKNFSCDLKTFDKNLILKKIIGV; encoded by the coding sequence TTGAAGCTAAATAAATTAAAAAAAGAAAAAAGTCCCTACCTAAGGTCTTACGCTGATTCACCTGTTAATTTCTATCCTTGGTCTTATGAAGCCTTTGAAAAAGCTTTAAAAGAAGATAAACCAATTTTTTTATCCATAGGGTATTCCTCCTGTCACTTTTGTCATGTCATGAAAGAGGAAAGTTTTTATGATGAAGAAGTTGCAAAAATATTGAATGAAAACTTTATATCAATTTTAGTTGATAGAGAAGAAAGACCAGATATTGATAACTTTTATATGAATTTATCCTTCTACCTGACAAATAAAGGCGGATGGCCACTCACAATTATTATGACTCCTGATAAAAAACCCTTTTTTATCTCTACCTATATTCCTAAAACTCAGAAATTCGGATTAAGAGGAATTATTGATATTTTAGAAGAAATAATAAAATTATGGGAAGAAAAAAAAGAGGAAATAAAAACCTATGCTGATAACATAATAAAAAATTTTGAAAGGCAAGAAAAATTATTTCCACTTGAAATTGAAATAAAAAAAGAAGAGTTTAAGTGTATTTTTGACAGATTATTTTTATATTATGAAGAAAATTTTGATGAAGTAAATGGTGGATTTGGATATTCACCTAAATTTCCCACACCACAAAATAACTATTTTCTTTTAAGGTATTATAAAGTTAAAGGAGAAAAAAAGGCAATTTTAATGGTAGAAGAAACCCTTAAAAATATGAGGAAAGGGGGAATATTTGACCAGATAGGCTTTGGTTTTTTCAGATACTCAGTGGACAAGGAATGGAGAGTCCCACATTTTGAAAAAATGTTATACGACCAAGCACTTTTAATTTTATCTTACATTGAAACATACCAAGTTACAAAAAATAATTTTTATTTAAATACAGCTCTTGAGATCTTTGAATTTCTTGAAAGGGAAATGAAAAATAAGGATGGAGCTTATTTTACAAGTATTGATGCAGATTCAGAGGGAATTGAAGGAAAATATTACTTATGGAATTATGAAGAATTAGAAAAGAATTTAGATAAAGAAGAATTTGATTTTATAAAAAAATACTTTGAAATAAATAATGAAGGAAATTTTGAAAATAAAATTATTTTTCATTCAAAAAAATTAATTGAGGAAGAAAATCAAAAAAAATGGATAAATATAAGAAAAAAACTTTTAAAAATAAGGGAAAAAAGAATAAGACCTTTTACCGATTATAAAATTCTAACTGACTGGAACTCTCTTTTAATGATTTCACTTTTGAAATTATACAAGGTTACAGATAAAGAAAAATTTTTAAATTCTGCACTTAACATCTATAACTTCATAAAAAACAATTTAATCAAAAATAAAAAAATATTTCATGAAAACATAGAGGGAGAAACAAATTTAGAAGGATTCTTAGATGACTATTCCTTTTTCATATGGGCACTTATTGAATTATATGAAACAATTTTTGATGATAAACTAATTGATGAGATTGTTTATTATACAGATTATGTTATTGAAAAATTCTTAAATAAAGAAAATTACATATTTAATTTTACAGAAACAGAAAAAAATGATTTGCCTTTTGAAAATAAATCAATTTTTGAATCTTCTTACCCTTCCGGAAACTCTGTTATGCTCTCCAATTTAATAAAACTATATTTCATAACAGGTGAAGAAAAATATTACAATTTCTCTCATAAAACATTAAAAACACTATTCAATTTTTTAAAAGAAGCCCCCTATGCTTTTTCTTTTCTTTTAAGTAACATTTTTTATTTTAATGAAAATACTCAACTTGTGATATTAGGTAATAAAGAAGATGCAATTGAATTAAATTTAAAAATCAATAAGATATTTGAGCCTTTTATACTCTTAATTTTGAAACAAAAAGAGGATGAAATTTATAAAAAAATAGATGAGAAAACAACCTATTTTTTATGTAAAAACTTTAGTTGTGATTTAAAAACTTTTGATAAAAATTTAATCTTAAAGAAAATCATAGGGGTTTAA
- a CDS encoding type IV pilus twitching motility protein PilT — MLSLLQEMVQRGATDLHISAGAPPMFRIDGVLIPSSYPPVTPEQAQALAYSVMRDEHKKKFEEEWECDFSFGISGLSRFRANVYKQRGTVSIAIRTIPFRIRSFEELGIPPVIPELATRPKGLILVTGPTGCGKSTTLAALIDKINSERRCHIITIEDPIEYLFANKKALISQRQVESDTKSFKAALKYALRQDPDVVMIGEMRDYETIAAALTIAETGHLTLATLHTNSAVESVNRIIDVFPPHQQQQVRAQLAFVLLGVVTQALLPKIGGGRVLACEVLVATPAVRALIRDNKLHQIYGVIQASQKFGMQTMNQSIFKLYMERKITLETALSFSPNPEELEQMIKEKLPSVR, encoded by the coding sequence ATGCTTTCTCTTTTACAGGAGATGGTTCAGAGAGGGGCAACCGACCTTCATATTTCTGCTGGTGCACCACCTATGTTTAGAATTGATGGTGTTCTTATTCCTTCTTCGTACCCACCTGTTACTCCTGAACAGGCACAGGCTCTTGCTTATTCAGTTATGAGAGATGAGCACAAGAAAAAATTTGAGGAGGAATGGGAATGTGATTTTTCTTTTGGAATTTCAGGACTTTCAAGATTCAGGGCGAATGTATACAAACAGAGAGGAACAGTTTCAATTGCTATAAGAACTATACCTTTCAGAATCAGAAGTTTTGAGGAACTTGGAATACCACCTGTTATTCCAGAACTTGCAACAAGACCAAAGGGACTTATTCTTGTAACAGGTCCAACAGGTTGTGGTAAATCAACAACCCTTGCAGCACTAATAGACAAAATTAATTCAGAAAGAAGATGTCATATTATTACAATTGAAGACCCTATAGAATATCTTTTTGCAAATAAAAAAGCTTTAATCTCACAGAGACAGGTTGAAAGTGATACAAAATCTTTTAAAGCTGCTTTAAAGTATGCTTTAAGACAGGATCCAGATGTTGTTATGATAGGTGAGATGAGAGATTATGAAACAATAGCTGCTGCATTAACTATTGCAGAAACAGGACACTTAACACTCGCTACATTACATACTAATTCAGCTGTTGAATCTGTTAACAGGATTATCGATGTTTTTCCACCACATCAACAACAGCAAGTAAGAGCTCAACTTGCCTTTGTTTTGCTCGGTGTTGTTACTCAGGCTCTTTTACCAAAAATTGGAGGTGGAAGAGTTCTTGCCTGTGAAGTTCTTGTGGCAACACCTGCAGTTAGGGCTTTAATAAGGGATAATAAATTGCATCAGATTTATGGAGTAATTCAGGCTTCTCAGAAATTTGGAATGCAGACAATGAATCAGTCTATATTTAAACTTTATATGGAAAGAAAAATTACATTAGAGACAGCACTATCTTTTTCGCCCAACCCTGAAGAACTTGAGCAGATGATAAAAGAAAAATTGCCATCAGTGAGATAA
- the pilB gene encoding type IV-A pilus assembly ATPase PilB, which yields MALKIGELLIKHGLITKEQLEEALKKQKELGKRLGSTLVELGYITEKQLVEVLAKQLGVPAIDLSDIKIPDEVLKLLPPDICFQYEVLPLARKANILFLAMVDPSNIQALENVKFITGLDVEPVIAAESALRRSLEKFFPAYKKEIAKIEELKKKEKEEELIGFDLEDVEVEDYEENLDEKEILKLSKDTQITKIVNKIIKDAVTKRASDIHIEPFEKVLRVRLRIDGVLQVYADLPQRLKTGVVSRIKLMCSPNLDISERRKPQDGRIQLKLKDDNGNERMIDFRVSVVPTVFGEKVVMRILDKSGLSLDLKVLGFEEDDLQRFLKAIHSPYGIILVTGPTGSGKTTTLYSALSTINTPDRQIITIEDPVEYNIEGINQVQVNREVDLDFANALRAFLRQSPDVILVGEIRDSETAEIAIRAALTGHLVFSTIHTNDAPTTIDRLVDLGIQPYLIASSVILIQAQRLVRRICQKCKREVTYDPELIKELGISEKEIPNMKFYKGEGCEVCNNTGYKGRIGIYEVMTISPRIREMILNRATSDQIREVAREEGMHTLREDGIRKILKGITTLEEVLRVTAGGEE from the coding sequence ATGGCTCTAAAAATTGGAGAACTTTTAATAAAACACGGTCTTATAACAAAGGAGCAACTTGAAGAGGCATTAAAAAAACAAAAAGAACTTGGTAAAAGGCTCGGTTCAACCCTTGTAGAACTTGGTTATATTACTGAAAAACAGCTTGTTGAGGTTCTTGCAAAACAGCTTGGTGTCCCTGCCATTGATCTTTCTGATATAAAAATTCCTGATGAAGTTTTAAAACTTTTACCTCCTGATATCTGTTTTCAGTATGAGGTTCTTCCCCTTGCAAGAAAAGCAAATATTCTATTTCTCGCTATGGTTGATCCCTCAAATATTCAGGCTCTTGAGAATGTTAAATTTATAACAGGACTAGATGTAGAACCAGTTATTGCTGCAGAATCAGCTCTTAGAAGATCTCTTGAAAAGTTTTTCCCGGCTTATAAAAAGGAAATAGCAAAGATAGAAGAATTGAAGAAAAAAGAAAAAGAAGAGGAACTCATAGGATTTGATTTAGAAGATGTGGAAGTAGAGGATTATGAGGAAAATCTTGATGAAAAAGAGATTTTAAAGTTAAGTAAAGATACCCAGATAACGAAAATTGTTAATAAAATAATAAAAGATGCTGTTACAAAAAGAGCCTCTGATATTCATATTGAACCTTTTGAAAAGGTTTTAAGAGTTAGGTTGAGAATAGACGGTGTTTTGCAGGTTTATGCAGATCTCCCCCAGAGATTGAAAACAGGAGTTGTTTCAAGGATAAAGCTTATGTGCAGTCCTAATCTTGACATATCGGAAAGAAGAAAGCCACAAGATGGGAGAATTCAATTAAAATTAAAGGATGATAATGGTAATGAGAGAATGATTGATTTTCGTGTTTCAGTTGTTCCTACGGTTTTTGGTGAAAAGGTGGTAATGAGGATTCTTGATAAATCAGGGCTTAGTCTTGATCTTAAGGTGCTTGGGTTTGAGGAAGATGATCTTCAAAGATTTTTAAAAGCAATTCATTCACCTTATGGAATAATACTTGTAACAGGTCCTACAGGAAGTGGCAAAACAACAACTCTATATTCAGCTCTTTCTACCATTAATACCCCTGATAGACAAATTATAACGATAGAGGACCCTGTTGAATATAACATAGAAGGGATAAATCAGGTTCAGGTTAATAGAGAAGTTGATCTTGATTTTGCAAATGCTTTAAGGGCTTTTTTAAGACAGTCTCCTGATGTTATTCTTGTGGGAGAGATAAGAGATTCAGAAACAGCTGAAATAGCAATAAGAGCTGCACTAACAGGTCATCTTGTTTTTTCAACAATACATACAAATGATGCTCCAACAACGATTGACAGGTTAGTTGATTTAGGTATTCAACCTTATTTGATTGCCTCTTCTGTGATATTAATTCAGGCTCAAAGACTTGTAAGAAGAATCTGTCAGAAATGTAAAAGAGAAGTTACTTATGATCCTGAACTTATAAAAGAACTTGGAATATCGGAAAAAGAGATTCCAAATATGAAATTTTATAAAGGGGAAGGTTGTGAAGTCTGCAATAATACAGGTTATAAAGGAAGGATAGGTATATACGAGGTTATGACAATATCACCAAGAATAAGAGAGATGATTTTAAATCGTGCGACATCGGACCAGATAAGGGAGGTTGCAAGAGAAGAAGGTATGCATACTTTGAGGGAGGATGGAATAAGAAAAATTTTAAAGGGTATAACAACTCTTGAAGAAGTTTTGAGAGTTACAGCAGGAGGAGAAGAATAA